One window of Ignavibacteria bacterium genomic DNA carries:
- a CDS encoding flavin reductase, protein MEFNKESFAILEKQYRTNLINSVTGFKSANLIGTVDGKGNNNLSIFSSVVHVGANPPLIGLVMRPVTVVRDSYDNIISTGFYTINHVSKEFCKAAHQTSARYPKGVSEFEAAGLTPWFSQTVPAPYVAESPVKLGMRFVEMHEIKANNTIFIVGEIVEAFIPDELILPDGFIDLEKEGAVAISGLDSYHTTSRLSRLSYAKPGKAPEEIQ, encoded by the coding sequence ATGGAATTCAACAAAGAATCGTTTGCCATACTTGAAAAACAGTATCGTACGAACCTCATAAATTCAGTTACAGGCTTTAAGAGTGCAAATCTAATTGGCACTGTCGACGGGAAGGGAAACAATAATCTCTCCATTTTCAGCTCAGTCGTCCATGTGGGTGCAAATCCTCCCCTGATCGGTCTTGTTATGAGACCCGTTACTGTCGTCAGAGATTCATATGACAATATCATATCGACTGGATTCTACACAATCAACCATGTCTCGAAGGAATTCTGTAAAGCTGCTCATCAGACTTCTGCGAGATATCCAAAAGGAGTCTCCGAGTTTGAGGCTGCCGGTCTGACTCCCTGGTTTTCTCAGACGGTACCTGCACCTTATGTTGCAGAATCCCCTGTCAAATTAGGAATGAGATTTGTCGAAATGCATGAAATCAAAGCAAACAACACAATTTTTATTGTTGGCGAAATTGTCGAAGCGTTTATTCCGGATGAATTGATTCTTCCGGACGGATTTATTGATTTGGAAAAAGAAGGTGCTGTTGCAATTTCGGGACTTGACAGTTACCACACAACTTCCCGTCTCTCACGCCTCTCATATGCCAAACCAGGAAAAGCACCCGAGGAGATTCAATGA
- a CDS encoding TIGR03643 family protein, which produces MKTEEISHPEISRIIEMAWEDRTPFEAIESQFGLKENDVRAIMRREMKPSSFRMWRERVSGRKTKHLKLRSKSVQRFKSHNQ; this is translated from the coding sequence ATGAAAACAGAAGAAATTTCACACCCTGAAATCTCCAGAATAATTGAAATGGCGTGGGAAGACAGAACACCCTTCGAAGCCATCGAATCACAATTCGGGTTGAAAGAAAACGATGTCAGAGCCATTATGAGACGGGAAATGAAACCTTCGAGTTTCAGGATGTGGCGCGAGAGGGTAAGCGGAAGAAAGACGAAGCACTTAAAGCTAAGATCAAAAAGCGTTCAGAGATTTAAAAGCCACAATCAGTAG
- a CDS encoding patatin-like phospholipase family protein, with protein MKFLNIFRKKTTGLALGSGAARGIAHIGVLKALEEKNIKLDYISGCSMGALIGGAYAAGMTVKQLEDIATQNDWKLMAKMFFPSFSRASLVKSTFLEEFILSIFGDKNFNDLKIPFSAVATDINTGEPVILDSGDLKTAIRASVSIPVMFVPASINGRRLADGALVNPVPVDILRNKKIDKIIAVSITGTSPVIAQSEQIQQPVALDPRVAALSINEKIQELLKKPFEKLGRKNEEKEPDPTMWNVMAQSFFIVQDQISRLNMMVAKPDILITPDTRDFSLLDFTKVKELIEIGYISTMEKLDEGR; from the coding sequence ATGAAATTTCTCAATATTTTTAGAAAAAAGACAACCGGACTTGCTCTCGGAAGTGGTGCTGCTAGAGGAATCGCACATATCGGTGTACTTAAAGCTCTCGAAGAGAAAAACATAAAGCTTGACTACATTTCAGGTTGCAGTATGGGGGCACTTATCGGAGGAGCTTACGCTGCCGGAATGACAGTCAAACAACTGGAAGATATCGCTACTCAAAACGATTGGAAACTGATGGCGAAAATGTTCTTTCCTTCCTTTTCCCGTGCCTCTCTCGTTAAATCAACTTTTCTCGAGGAATTTATCCTCTCTATTTTTGGAGACAAAAATTTCAACGATCTTAAAATTCCCTTCTCTGCTGTAGCCACTGATATAAATACGGGTGAACCTGTCATTCTCGATTCAGGTGATCTGAAGACTGCAATAAGGGCAAGTGTTTCCATCCCTGTGATGTTTGTTCCGGCGAGCATAAACGGCAGAAGACTTGCGGATGGCGCCCTCGTTAATCCGGTTCCCGTCGACATACTTCGAAACAAAAAAATCGATAAAATCATCGCTGTGAGTATCACCGGCACATCCCCCGTAATCGCCCAGTCAGAGCAGATTCAACAACCTGTGGCACTCGACCCCAGGGTTGCCGCTCTCTCCATTAATGAGAAGATTCAGGAATTGCTCAAAAAACCTTTCGAAAAGCTTGGACGTAAAAATGAGGAGAAAGAACCCGATCCAACCATGTGGAATGTAATGGCCCAGTCCTTCTTCATTGTCCAGGATCAGATCAGTCGCCTGAACATGATGGTCGCAAAACCGGATATCCTTATCACCCCTGACACGCGTGACTTTTCCCTACTGGACTTCACCAAAGTAAAAGAACTCATCGAGATTGGCTACATCTCCACCATGGAAAAACTTGATGAGGGCAGATAA
- a CDS encoding mobile mystery protein A, translating to MNKQKRKLELNQLQSKMSRIASMESAIVVPQAGWLYSIRKALSMSLRQLAMRLNMSPQGIAQLEERERDETISLGKLREAGNAMGMKLVYGFIPINESIEELVLKRARQIATEIVHQSAHTMKLENQGVSDDRIDEAINDIIRELTENKPGKIWD from the coding sequence ATGAACAAGCAGAAAAGAAAACTGGAGCTGAACCAGCTCCAAAGCAAAATGTCCAGGATAGCTTCAATGGAATCAGCGATAGTTGTTCCTCAGGCCGGGTGGCTCTATTCCATCAGAAAAGCACTGAGTATGTCGTTGAGGCAGCTGGCTATGAGACTTAACATGTCTCCTCAAGGGATTGCGCAATTGGAAGAAAGAGAGAGGGATGAGACAATCAGCCTCGGAAAATTGCGCGAAGCAGGCAATGCCATGGGAATGAAACTTGTTTACGGGTTTATTCCAATAAATGAATCAATAGAAGAGCTGGTACTCAAGAGAGCAAGACAAATTGCCACGGAGATTGTGCATCAATCTGCTCACACTATGAAATTGGAAAATCAAGGGGTCTCTGATGATAGAATTGATGAAGCAATTAATGATATTATTCGCGAATTGACTGAGAACAAACCGGGGAAAATATGGGACTGA
- a CDS encoding mobile mystery protein B yields the protein MGLIPDYEDGQTPLEPDEIEGLLIKTVSTRGELDEFEQLGVANAVKWVRLSNFNNEDILTIEFIQKLHKVMFQDVWRWAGEFRTTNKNIGVDKYQIRLELKNLLEDCNFWIEKQSFSYDEIAIRLSHRLVVIHPFSNGNGRHSRLMADILISKYFNQTMFTWGSKSLVKKGEARGVYLKALKEADDMNYKLLLDFARS from the coding sequence ATGGGACTGATACCTGACTACGAGGACGGACAGACACCGTTAGAACCGGATGAGATTGAAGGATTACTGATCAAAACTGTATCAACTCGTGGAGAACTCGATGAGTTTGAACAGCTTGGTGTTGCAAACGCTGTAAAATGGGTTCGTTTAAGTAATTTTAACAATGAGGATATTCTTACTATTGAATTTATCCAGAAATTGCACAAGGTTATGTTTCAGGATGTGTGGAGGTGGGCTGGAGAATTCAGAACGACGAACAAGAATATTGGTGTTGATAAATATCAAATCAGACTTGAACTCAAGAACCTCTTGGAGGATTGTAATTTTTGGATAGAAAAGCAATCTTTCTCATATGATGAAATAGCAATCCGGTTAAGTCACAGATTGGTCGTGATCCATCCATTCAGCAATGGAAACGGCAGACACTCAAGGCTTATGGCAGATATTCTGATTTCAAAATATTTTAATCAAACAATGTTTACATGGGGAAGCAAGAGTCTCGTAAAAAAAGGGGAGGCAAGAGGTGTATATCTTAAAGCGCTGAAAGAAGCAGATGATATGAACTATAAACTGCTCCTGGATTTTGCCAGATCATAA
- the lepA gene encoding elongation factor 4: MNHTRNFCIIAHIDHGKSTIADRLLETTGTVSDREAKAQILDSMDLERERGITIKSHAIQMEYKAKDGANYVLNLIDTPGHVDFTYEVSRSLAACEGALLIVDASQGVEAQTISNLYLAIGAGLEIIPVLNKIDLPGAEPDRIAQQVIELLGCKKEEIIYASAKTKIGIVDILEAVVEKIPPPKGDPDKPLQALIFDSVFDPYRGAIAYVRVMNGVIKEKEKIRFFAHDKEYIAEEVGTLRLGKIRTGSITAGSVGYIIGGIKDVKDTKVGDTITHSRGGAEDPLPGYQEIKPMVYSGLYPTNTEDFEDLRDALDKYILNDASLIYEPETSAALGFGFRCGFLGLLHMEIVQERLFREFDQAIITTLPNVEYIVYKRNGEKVVVDNPDHMPPAGDIDIIQEPYVKAQIVTPSEYVGGIMKLAMDKRGIYKNTTYIDPTRADLSFEFPLSEIIFDFYDKLKSISRGYASFDYELIGYQESDLIKLDILLNAEPVDALSMIVHRSKSYDWGRKVCDKLKDLIPRQLFEISIQAAIGSKVISRSTVKAMRKNVIAKCYGGDISRKRKLLEKQKEGKKRMKQVGNVEIPQEAFLAVLQIED; the protein is encoded by the coding sequence ATGAATCATACCAGAAACTTCTGCATAATTGCACACATCGATCATGGAAAAAGCACCATCGCTGACAGGCTTTTGGAAACCACCGGAACTGTCAGTGACCGGGAAGCCAAAGCCCAGATACTCGACAGCATGGACCTCGAGAGAGAACGCGGTATTACCATCAAATCACACGCCATTCAGATGGAATACAAGGCTAAAGATGGTGCTAATTATGTCCTGAATTTGATAGATACCCCGGGGCATGTCGATTTTACCTATGAAGTTTCACGCTCCCTCGCTGCATGCGAAGGGGCTCTCCTGATTGTTGATGCCTCACAAGGTGTAGAGGCTCAGACTATTTCAAATCTCTATCTTGCAATTGGCGCCGGTCTCGAGATAATTCCCGTGTTAAACAAAATTGATTTACCCGGTGCTGAACCTGACAGAATTGCCCAGCAGGTAATTGAACTGCTTGGCTGTAAAAAAGAAGAGATTATCTACGCCAGCGCAAAAACAAAAATTGGAATCGTGGATATCCTTGAAGCAGTGGTTGAAAAGATACCGCCACCAAAAGGCGATCCCGACAAACCTTTGCAGGCACTCATTTTTGACTCCGTTTTCGATCCCTACAGAGGTGCCATCGCTTATGTAAGAGTAATGAACGGTGTCATTAAAGAAAAGGAAAAAATCAGATTCTTTGCCCACGACAAAGAGTATATTGCCGAGGAAGTGGGTACACTTCGACTTGGGAAAATAAGAACAGGTTCCATCACGGCAGGAAGTGTCGGCTATATCATCGGCGGTATCAAAGATGTAAAAGATACCAAGGTGGGTGATACAATCACTCATTCCAGAGGCGGTGCAGAAGATCCTCTGCCCGGGTATCAGGAAATAAAGCCGATGGTTTACAGCGGTCTTTATCCCACGAACACCGAAGATTTTGAAGACCTTCGTGATGCCCTCGATAAATATATCTTAAATGATGCATCCCTTATTTACGAACCTGAAACTTCTGCAGCTTTGGGTTTCGGTTTCCGTTGCGGTTTCCTTGGACTCCTTCACATGGAGATTGTTCAGGAACGGCTTTTCAGAGAGTTCGACCAGGCAATCATTACCACACTCCCCAATGTGGAATATATCGTTTACAAAAGAAACGGTGAAAAAGTTGTTGTTGATAACCCCGACCATATGCCACCTGCCGGAGACATTGACATTATTCAGGAACCGTATGTAAAAGCTCAAATCGTCACTCCAAGTGAGTATGTTGGTGGAATTATGAAACTCGCCATGGACAAAAGGGGTATCTACAAAAATACGACCTATATTGACCCCACACGAGCCGACTTAAGTTTTGAGTTTCCTCTTTCTGAAATCATCTTCGATTTCTATGATAAACTGAAATCGATCTCAAGAGGTTATGCTTCTTTTGATTACGAACTGATTGGTTATCAGGAATCTGATCTGATTAAACTTGATATTCTCCTGAATGCTGAACCTGTTGATGCCCTCTCCATGATTGTTCACAGGTCCAAATCCTACGACTGGGGAAGAAAAGTCTGCGATAAGCTCAAAGACCTGATTCCGCGGCAGTTGTTCGAAATTTCCATTCAGGCAGCCATCGGTTCAAAAGTAATTTCCCGTTCAACTGTAAAGGCGATGCGCAAAAATGTTATCGCAAAGTGCTACGGTGGCGACATTTCCCGTAAACGGAAACTCCTCGAAAAACAAAAAGAGGGGAAAAAACGGATGAAACAGGTAGGAAATGTGGAAATACCGCAGGAAGCATTCCTGGCAGTACTCCAGATTGAAGATTAA
- the lepB gene encoding signal peptidase I, whose amino-acid sequence MPNKKFYGKIGFILFLFLMMILTLRLFFISTFRITTNSMEASLEPGDFIVVNKFLFSRQEPLNIPLTSIEIPFFTWAGSSKPERNTVIVFKFPEGRKDDFNNPAYVKRLIALPGDTVKITAGVVYVNGKKSPLPEHLKKKKIKPKTENNSQLFPGYDDWNEDWYGPLYIPKKGDTISLNISNYLQWEEVISKEHSDTSLTVLGHKFLLNGKEINSYIVQNDYYFVLGDNRDNSLDSRFWGYVPYDYIIGEVSFIYWSVNPFSTGFFPDLKFNRFFKTVN is encoded by the coding sequence TTGCCAAATAAAAAGTTTTACGGTAAAATAGGTTTTATTCTATTCCTGTTTCTCATGATGATCCTGACTCTCCGTCTTTTTTTCATCTCGACCTTCAGGATCACCACCAACTCGATGGAAGCCTCCCTTGAACCGGGTGATTTTATCGTTGTAAACAAGTTCCTTTTCTCAAGGCAGGAGCCTCTAAATATCCCGCTGACAAGCATAGAAATTCCCTTCTTTACCTGGGCGGGTTCTTCCAAACCGGAGAGGAATACTGTTATCGTTTTCAAGTTCCCCGAAGGGAGAAAAGACGATTTCAATAACCCTGCGTATGTGAAAAGACTGATAGCACTTCCCGGTGACACCGTAAAAATTACAGCCGGTGTTGTCTATGTCAACGGAAAGAAATCACCACTTCCCGAACACCTAAAGAAGAAAAAAATTAAGCCCAAAACTGAAAATAATTCTCAACTTTTCCCCGGTTATGATGACTGGAACGAGGATTGGTACGGGCCCCTCTACATTCCAAAAAAGGGCGACACCATTTCGCTTAACATCAGTAATTATCTGCAGTGGGAAGAGGTAATCAGCAAGGAACATAGTGACACTTCTCTCACAGTTTTGGGGCATAAATTCCTGTTAAACGGTAAGGAAATAAATAGTTATATTGTACAAAACGATTATTATTTTGTGTTGGGAGACAACAGGGATAACAGCCTCGACAGCCGGTTCTGGGGATATGTCCCATACGATTACATTATTGGTGAAGTATCATTCATCTACTGGTCGGTGAATCCCTTTTCAACGGGCTTTTTCCCCGATCTTAAATTCAACAGATTCTTTAAAACAGTTAACTAA
- a CDS encoding S8 family serine peptidase gives MKNLLFLSLLSVFFLIPVAAQENYMVFLKNKGFSGSFSPGSQIWNLTAASLSSESIMRRIKNLGSTSFISEEDIPVSNSYISRLELAGAKVRWILKWFDCVSVSADKKTIEKIKNLDFVKNVRPVIKIKVPLEFRNTLNPLDEELLASLNSTSGSPASLLNTPFSLPSGQSDRSEEDAKLYGGSYIQYRISDVPDVNRMGAKGKGVRIGVLDSGFDWQRHEALKTRKVIAEYDFVKKDNVTANQDGDPAGQHGHGTFCFSVCGGFMEGKLVGPSHEAEFVLAKTETTEFERMVEEDNYAAAIQWMDSIGVDITTSSLGYTVFDDATYRYEDLTGETAICTKAINYAFSKGILTFTASGNSAGDPWFYVSTPGDGYQALAIGAVTKNREIADFSSGGPTADGRIKPDFSAAGVSVFGALASSKNKFERSNGTSAATPIAAGIGGQLLSLFPHLKNTQARFILRYTSDQRLLADNLYGYGLVSALEAATHPNLEMMKNGDIKLHKRFKDEVNAKSVYLVYKTGYKKTERLKMDKVNSEYYTVTLPASVKKETLEFTFDAGEKTDGTNFPSKGRKYYTLPGNENVFISNPAKIDIKSFSKEKIAKFTGVNPRIYTKYKTGAKTTEIVIKDIAGNHVVTIPVKDLAYDNRIIWTGLDRFDKKVPVGIYTSTVMIDGRPSSRQIFFRK, from the coding sequence ATGAAAAATCTTCTTTTCCTTTCTCTTTTGTCCGTTTTTTTCCTAATCCCTGTCGCAGCACAGGAAAACTACATGGTATTCCTGAAAAACAAAGGGTTCTCAGGCAGTTTTTCACCCGGTTCACAGATTTGGAACCTCACGGCTGCTTCTCTCTCCTCAGAAAGTATCATGAGAAGGATCAAAAATCTGGGCAGCACCTCTTTTATCTCTGAAGAAGATATACCCGTTTCAAACAGCTACATTTCACGACTTGAGCTCGCAGGAGCAAAAGTAAGATGGATATTGAAGTGGTTCGACTGTGTTTCTGTTTCCGCCGACAAAAAGACAATCGAAAAGATCAAAAACCTCGATTTTGTTAAAAATGTAAGACCCGTGATCAAAATTAAAGTTCCTCTCGAATTCAGGAATACACTCAATCCACTCGATGAAGAATTGCTGGCATCGCTAAATTCCACCTCAGGCTCACCTGCTTCACTTCTCAATACTCCGTTTTCATTGCCTTCGGGACAATCTGACAGGTCTGAAGAAGATGCAAAACTTTACGGTGGATCATACATTCAATATAGAATTTCCGATGTCCCCGATGTAAACAGAATGGGTGCAAAAGGAAAGGGTGTCAGAATTGGCGTTCTCGATTCAGGATTCGACTGGCAGCGACATGAAGCCCTGAAGACCAGAAAAGTAATTGCTGAATATGACTTTGTAAAAAAAGATAATGTAACTGCAAATCAGGATGGGGACCCTGCGGGTCAGCATGGTCACGGCACTTTCTGTTTCTCTGTCTGTGGCGGATTTATGGAGGGCAAACTTGTCGGTCCCTCTCACGAAGCTGAATTTGTACTCGCCAAAACCGAAACAACAGAATTTGAACGGATGGTGGAAGAAGACAATTATGCAGCCGCCATTCAGTGGATGGACAGTATCGGTGTGGATATAACAACCAGCTCCCTCGGATACACAGTTTTTGATGACGCCACATACAGATATGAAGACCTGACGGGCGAAACTGCCATCTGTACCAAGGCGATCAACTACGCTTTTTCAAAAGGAATTCTTACCTTCACTGCTTCCGGTAACTCCGCAGGTGACCCCTGGTTTTATGTATCAACCCCAGGTGACGGATATCAGGCTCTCGCTATTGGTGCAGTAACAAAGAACAGAGAAATAGCAGACTTCTCCTCGGGTGGTCCTACCGCCGACGGAAGAATTAAACCTGATTTCTCGGCAGCCGGTGTATCGGTTTTTGGTGCCCTCGCATCCTCAAAAAACAAATTTGAAAGATCAAACGGAACCTCGGCAGCCACTCCGATTGCCGCTGGTATCGGTGGACAACTGTTGTCACTTTTCCCTCATCTGAAAAACACTCAGGCAAGATTTATCCTGAGATACACATCCGATCAGAGACTTCTGGCTGATAACCTTTATGGTTACGGACTTGTCTCTGCACTTGAAGCAGCAACACATCCAAATCTTGAAATGATGAAGAACGGTGATATTAAACTGCACAAGAGATTCAAAGATGAAGTTAATGCCAAGAGTGTATATCTGGTTTACAAGACAGGCTACAAAAAAACCGAACGACTCAAAATGGACAAGGTCAACAGCGAATATTACACAGTCACACTTCCCGCTTCAGTAAAAAAAGAGACTCTCGAATTTACTTTTGACGCCGGAGAAAAAACCGACGGAACAAATTTCCCTTCAAAAGGAAGGAAATACTATACTCTCCCCGGAAATGAGAATGTATTCATCTCAAATCCGGCGAAAATTGATATTAAATCCTTCTCCAAAGAAAAAATCGCAAAGTTTACCGGTGTGAACCCAAGAATCTACACCAAGTACAAAACAGGTGCAAAAACAACCGAGATTGTTATCAAAGACATTGCCGGCAACCATGTTGTAACCATTCCGGTGAAAGATCTTGCGTACGACAACAGAATCATCTGGACCGGACTCGACCGCTTCGATAAAAAAGTACCGGTGGGAATTTATACCTCCACAGTAATGATTGATGGAAGACCCTCAAGCAGGCAGATTTTCTTCAGGAAATAG